The sequence TAACATTGTTCCCACAGAAAGGCAATCGCATGGCAAGTGATGTTTGCACAATTGAATTGATTCCACTGGAAAGCCATGATACAGAAGCCATCAGTACATACACCATCTTGCTCATGATGATGGGatatctcagagggttacagatGGCCACGTAACGATCAAATGCCATCATGCCAAGAAGTAAACATTCTGTTGACCCCATCGCAAACCCAAAGAACATCTGCACTGCACATCCAGAGaaggaaatgtttcttttctttgagattaaGCTCGCCAATGTTGAGGGAATGGAGGAGGTTGTATAGCAGATATCCAGGAAAGAGAGGTTGCCCAGAAAGAAGTACATGGGCATGTGAAGACGAGAATCCAAGATGCTTGCTATGATCAGAACACCATTGCCAATTAGAATCACTACATACATAACTAgaatcagagcaaagaaaatgatcTCAAGTTTGGGGTAACCAGAGAGTCCCAGAAGAATGAATTCTCTCACAAATGTCTGGTTTACCTTGTCCATGTCCCAGCTTTCAGGATGCCAAAGGAAGACCCAGTGTATAATATTTTCACAGCCAAGCAACAAACGTAAAAAGTAACTTGAATAAAAATTACTCTAGAGTGAAACAGAGACTGTTTTAAAGCTCTGCCATTGAGTTATCTTCAACAGTATTTGTACCTAGAATACAGCTACACTAGGATGCTGAGAGTTTCTATGCCCTGTATCTAATACGTGAAGATCTACCCAGGATCAGAAGTAAATTCAGACACGACTTTTATTATTGAGGACAACCCAAGTTGAATTTTCTAAAAGCCTTAGACTATTGCAGAAGACAAACCTAACTTCTTCATTTAGTCAAGTCCAGCAAGAGAGctgcaaagaaggaaaaacaactcaacaagaactGGAATTTTGACCCAGTGTTTAATAGAAATGTTTAGAATTTCAAAGCAGGTTAGATGTTCATGTACATTTGTTTGTCTGCCTAAAACTCTGAGTGTCTTTCCAGTGagttaaatgtgtatttttatgggGAAGACATTTGATAATAGTAAATTGAGCTCCATACACTGCAATTTAACATCTGTTCAAAGGTAAAGTTAGTTGTTGATCTCATTCTAACATCCCACTCTTACTATTTTGCTATTTCCTATGACAAGACCATGGTGTAGACCAGCTCTACAGGTATATGATGGAGAATCTTTGGAGAACAATACATGATCTCTATTTGTTTTATTCCATGGCTTCAGAGTTAATCTTGAGAATTCATTTGAGTAAACCTGAAAAAAAGTAATAGTAGTCaaacatatttgtgtgtatgtgtgtgtagcaCTTTACAAAAAGCAAATGAATCTTCTCATCATCCTTAGTTTGCTTTTctcaaatgtaaaacacaaaatgtgGCCTATAAGTAAAAAGGGAAACTTAAAGCTTAGCTCTTAAAGTTATTTTACCTTGTTTTCACAAAGTACTATCCAAAATTTTTAGCTTTGATG is a genomic window of Chlorocebus sabaeus isolate Y175 chromosome 12, mChlSab1.0.hap1, whole genome shotgun sequence containing:
- the LOC103219089 gene encoding olfactory receptor 13C4 codes for the protein MDKVNQTFVREFILLGLSGYPKLEIIFFALILVMYVVILIGNGVLIIASILDSRLHMPMYFFLGNLSFLDICYTTSSIPSTLASLISKKRNISFSGCAVQMFFGFAMGSTECLLLGMMAFDRYVAICNPLRYPIIMSKMVYVLMASVSWLSSGINSIVQTSLAMRLPFCGNNVINHFLCEILAVLKLACADISLNIVTLAVSNTAFLVLPLLVVFFSYIFILYTILQMNSATGRLKAFSTCSAHLTVVIIFYGTIFFMYAKPKSQGLLWKDNLQATEGLVSMFYGVVTPMLNPIIYSLRNKDVKAAIKYLLSRKAINQ